Proteins encoded by one window of Ramlibacter tataouinensis:
- a CDS encoding RidA family protein, with the protein MSVYDKLKELGIELPPVGTPAAAYVPFVQTGRLVFASGHIARRDGKPWVGQLGKTMATEEGKAAARAVAIDLMGTLQAAVGDLNKVTRIVKLMGLVNSTAEYTEQHLVINGASELFGQVFGDKGSHARSAFGVAQNPLGACVEIELIAEVG; encoded by the coding sequence ATGAGCGTTTACGACAAGCTGAAGGAACTCGGGATCGAGCTGCCCCCGGTGGGCACGCCGGCGGCTGCCTACGTGCCGTTCGTGCAGACCGGCCGGCTGGTGTTCGCCTCCGGCCACATCGCCCGCCGGGACGGCAAGCCCTGGGTCGGCCAGCTCGGCAAGACCATGGCCACCGAGGAAGGCAAGGCCGCCGCGCGCGCCGTCGCCATCGACCTGATGGGCACGCTGCAGGCGGCCGTGGGCGACCTGAACAAGGTCACGCGCATCGTCAAGCTGATGGGCCTGGTGAACTCCACGGCCGAATACACGGAACAGCACCTGGTGATCAACGGCGCCAGCGAGCTGTTCGGCCAGGTGTTCGGCGACAAGGGCTCGCACGCCCGCAGCGCCTTCGGCGTGGCCCAGAACCCGCTGGGGGCCTGCGTGGAGATCGAGCTGATCGCGGAAGTGGGCTGA
- a CDS encoding YchJ family protein — protein sequence MASTLPPSDPCPCGRTDDRGRSLSLADCCGRWIGGEPAPDAEALMRSRYTAHVLRDEAYLLATWHPSTRPADASPDPATRWLGLEVHDHQMVDGSHAQVEFVARYRIQGRGGRLRERSRFVREDDGRWYYVDGEIR from the coding sequence ATGGCTTCCACGCTGCCTCCCTCGGACCCGTGTCCCTGCGGCCGCACCGACGACCGCGGCCGGTCGCTGTCGCTCGCCGATTGCTGCGGCCGCTGGATCGGCGGCGAACCGGCGCCCGATGCCGAGGCGCTGATGCGCTCGCGCTATACCGCCCACGTGCTGCGCGACGAGGCCTACCTGCTGGCCACCTGGCACCCCAGCACCCGGCCGGCCGACGCCAGCCCCGACCCGGCCACCCGGTGGCTGGGCCTGGAAGTGCATGACCACCAGATGGTCGATGGCTCGCACGCGCAAGTCGAATTCGTCGCGCGCTACCGCATCCAGGGCCGCGGCGGGCGCCTGCGCGAGCGCAGCCGCTTCGTGCGCGAGGACGACGGGCGCTGGTACTACGTGGACGGCGAGATCCGCTGA
- a CDS encoding LysR family transcriptional regulator: MATALNYRHLYYFWVVAKEGGMARAADRLDMAVQTVSAQVRALEQSLGHALFKPAGRGIALTEAGVAAMAHAEQIFQLGEQLPAAVREAATGQAMRLKVGISDGLPKLVAQQLLQPAVAGPQIRLLCHEDEFDRLLADLALHRIDAVLSDRPAAANPNLRLYSHPLGQAPLAWFAPAALVRATRKPFPACLDEMPLLLPTGDVAVRPRLDQWFERQGLRPRIAGEFEDSALLVAFGRSGMGAFPVSHWSREELRKDRSLRAIGETPELVEHFYLISAERRIQHPLVQQLLRARV; encoded by the coding sequence ATGGCGACCGCGCTCAACTACCGCCACCTCTACTACTTCTGGGTCGTCGCCAAGGAAGGCGGGATGGCGCGGGCCGCCGACCGCCTGGACATGGCGGTCCAGACCGTCAGCGCCCAGGTGCGCGCGCTCGAGCAGTCGCTCGGGCATGCCCTGTTCAAGCCCGCCGGCCGCGGCATCGCCCTGACCGAGGCGGGCGTGGCGGCCATGGCCCATGCCGAGCAGATCTTCCAGCTCGGCGAGCAGCTGCCGGCGGCGGTGCGCGAGGCGGCCACCGGCCAGGCCATGCGCCTGAAGGTCGGCATCTCCGACGGCCTGCCCAAGCTGGTGGCGCAGCAGCTGTTGCAGCCGGCGGTCGCCGGGCCGCAGATCCGGCTGCTGTGCCATGAAGACGAATTCGACCGGCTGCTGGCGGACCTGGCGCTGCATCGCATCGACGCGGTGCTGTCGGACCGTCCGGCGGCCGCCAATCCCAACCTGCGTCTGTACAGCCATCCCCTGGGGCAGGCGCCGCTCGCCTGGTTCGCCCCGGCGGCCCTCGTGCGCGCGACCCGCAAGCCGTTCCCGGCCTGCCTGGACGAGATGCCGCTGCTGCTGCCGACCGGCGACGTCGCGGTGCGGCCCCGGCTCGACCAGTGGTTCGAGCGCCAGGGCCTGCGGCCGCGCATCGCCGGGGAATTCGAGGACAGCGCCTTGCTCGTGGCCTTCGGCCGCAGCGGCATGGGCGCCTTCCCGGTGTCGCACTGGTCGCGCGAGGAGCTTCGCAAGGACCGGTCGCTGCGGGCCATCGGCGAGACGCCGGAGCTGGTGGAACACTTCTACCTGATCTCGGCCGAACGGCGGATCCAGCACCCGCTGGTGCAGCAGCTGCTGCGCGCGCGCGTCTGA
- a CDS encoding AAC(3)-I family aminoglycoside N-acetyltransferase encodes MRALLDLFGREFGDVATYSGAQPDDAWLQRLLARDTFIALGAFQGDTAVGALAAYVLPKFEQPRSEVYIYDLAVAGPHRRQGIATALIRRLQREAAERGAWVIFVQADPGDDPAIALYTKLGTREDVLHFDIEVPGVDPA; translated from the coding sequence ATGCGCGCCCTGCTCGACCTGTTCGGCCGCGAGTTCGGCGACGTGGCCACCTACAGCGGCGCCCAGCCCGACGATGCCTGGCTGCAGCGGCTGCTGGCGCGCGACACCTTTATTGCGCTGGGCGCGTTCCAGGGCGACACGGCGGTGGGCGCCCTGGCCGCCTATGTGCTGCCCAAGTTCGAGCAGCCGCGCAGCGAGGTCTACATCTACGACCTGGCGGTGGCCGGGCCGCACCGGCGGCAGGGCATCGCCACCGCGCTGATCCGCCGCCTGCAGCGCGAAGCGGCCGAGCGCGGCGCCTGGGTGATCTTCGTCCAGGCCGACCCCGGCGACGATCCGGCCATCGCGCTGTACACGAAGCTGGGCACCCGCGAGGACGTCCTTCACTTCGACATCGAGGTACCCGGGGTCGATCCCGCCTGA
- a CDS encoding indolepyruvate ferredoxin oxidoreductase family protein — MALETSTAPRDEAPALARPHYQLGDSLWARGGAIFLTGTQALVRLMLMQRQRDAAAGLDTRGFISGYRGSPLGMVDQAVWKAGKKFDEAGLRFLPAINEELGATAVLGTQRVEADPERTCDGVFALWYGKGPGVDRAGDALKHGNAYGASPHGGVLMVAGDDHGCVSSSMPHQSDQAFIAWHAPIVSPASVAEYLEFGLYGWQLSRFSGNWVGFTALSEVVESASTVDLDLVNARVAAWQDAGTIRQLTGYTPPAGGLHYRWPDLPSLAIEQRLHAKLEAVRAFARINSIDRHVVRSEHATVGIVTAGKAHFDFMEVLRRLDIAPETLAQHGVRIYKLGLTYPIEPTRMHEFVRGLREVLVIEEKAPVVEDQLRSMFYNAPRRPLIVGKTDADGAPLVSALGELRPSRLIGLVANWLAAHYPDLDRRHLVRDFTLPELLSNDSDSVKRLPYFCAGCPHNTSTRVPEGSHAQAGIGCHFMASWMDRDTEGLIQMGGEGVDWVSHAMFTKVPHVFQNLGDGTYYHSGYLAIRQAVAARATLTYKILYNDAVAMTGGQPVDGIISVDGIARQVEAEGVRQVVVVSDDIGKYDAIKGRFPAGTEFHDRSRLDAVQRRLREMPGVTVLIYEQTCAAEKRRRRKKGELVDPARRLFINERVCEGCGDCSVQSNCVAVQPLETPLGRKRKIDQSSCNKDYSCVQGFCPSFVGVIGGQLRQRVGALSPPSTSAPSSPGDAGSAALDDFARRVAALPHPDPHTWSAPYDLLVTGVGGTGVVTVGALITMAAHLEGKSASVLDFMGFAQKGGSVLSFVRLADVPERLNQVRIDTQQADALLACDLVVGASPDALATVRHGRTRILANTHEVPVAESLHNPDASLKVPALLDKLRFAAGADRVETLDAQALAEAFIGDAIVSNILALGYAWQRGLVPVGLAALTRAIELNGVGVDNNKLALSLGRLAAADPQAVAALLRASQAEAVAAPDALDTIVARGVQHLTGYQGRAYARRYADFVARVRTREAALDADASLPFTRAVAQSLLKLMAYKDEYEVARLYTDGAFLQALHQQFEGDPQLEFYMAPPLLSRARPGERPRKIRLGGWMLPAMKLLAHGKRLRGTVFDVFGYTEERALERALVREYAHRIESLLPALDAEHLALAAEIARVPLSMRGYGPVKRANVDAARLREAQLLHRLDPSTYPKPAGSPGAGQLRGIRVVAT; from the coding sequence ATGGCCCTGGAGACAAGCACCGCCCCGCGCGACGAAGCGCCCGCGCTCGCCCGCCCGCATTACCAGCTCGGCGACAGCCTGTGGGCGCGCGGCGGCGCCATCTTCCTGACCGGCACCCAGGCGCTGGTGCGGCTGATGCTGATGCAGCGCCAGCGCGATGCCGCCGCCGGGCTGGACACGCGCGGCTTCATCAGCGGCTACCGCGGCTCGCCGCTGGGCATGGTCGACCAGGCGGTGTGGAAGGCGGGCAAGAAGTTCGACGAGGCCGGGCTGCGCTTCCTGCCGGCCATCAACGAGGAACTGGGCGCCACCGCGGTGCTGGGCACGCAGCGCGTCGAGGCCGATCCCGAGCGCACCTGCGACGGCGTGTTCGCGCTGTGGTACGGCAAGGGCCCCGGCGTGGACCGCGCGGGCGACGCGCTCAAGCACGGCAACGCCTACGGCGCCTCGCCGCACGGCGGCGTGCTGATGGTGGCGGGCGACGACCACGGCTGCGTGTCCTCCTCGATGCCGCACCAGAGCGACCAGGCGTTCATCGCCTGGCACGCCCCCATCGTCTCGCCGGCCAGCGTGGCCGAGTACCTGGAGTTCGGGCTGTACGGCTGGCAGCTCTCGCGCTTCTCGGGCAACTGGGTCGGCTTCACGGCGCTGTCGGAAGTGGTGGAGAGCGCCTCCACCGTCGACCTTGATCTCGTCAACGCCCGGGTCGCCGCCTGGCAGGACGCCGGCACCATCCGCCAGCTCACCGGCTACACGCCGCCCGCCGGCGGCCTGCACTACCGCTGGCCCGACCTGCCCTCGCTCGCGATCGAGCAGCGCCTGCACGCCAAGCTGGAGGCGGTGCGCGCCTTCGCCCGCATCAACAGCATCGACCGGCACGTCGTTCGAAGCGAACACGCCACGGTGGGCATCGTCACCGCGGGCAAGGCCCATTTCGACTTCATGGAGGTGCTGCGCCGGCTGGACATCGCGCCGGAAACGCTGGCGCAGCACGGCGTGCGCATCTACAAGCTCGGGCTGACGTACCCCATCGAGCCGACCCGCATGCACGAGTTCGTGCGCGGGCTGCGCGAAGTGCTGGTGATCGAGGAGAAGGCCCCGGTCGTCGAGGACCAGTTGCGCTCGATGTTCTACAACGCGCCGCGGCGGCCGCTGATCGTCGGCAAGACCGATGCGGACGGCGCGCCGCTGGTGTCGGCGCTGGGCGAGCTGCGGCCCTCGCGCCTGATCGGCCTGGTCGCGAACTGGCTGGCGGCCCACTACCCCGACCTGGACCGCCGCCACCTGGTGCGCGACTTCACCCTGCCCGAGCTGCTGTCCAACGACAGCGACAGCGTCAAGCGCCTGCCCTACTTTTGCGCCGGCTGCCCGCACAACACCAGCACCCGCGTGCCGGAAGGCTCGCATGCCCAGGCCGGCATCGGCTGCCACTTCATGGCGAGCTGGATGGACCGCGACACCGAAGGGCTGATCCAGATGGGCGGCGAAGGCGTGGACTGGGTCTCGCACGCGATGTTCACGAAGGTGCCGCACGTGTTCCAGAACCTGGGCGACGGCACCTACTACCACTCGGGCTACCTGGCGATCCGCCAGGCCGTGGCGGCGCGCGCCACGCTCACCTACAAGATCCTGTACAACGACGCGGTGGCCATGACCGGCGGCCAGCCGGTGGACGGCATCATCAGCGTCGACGGCATCGCGCGCCAGGTCGAGGCCGAGGGCGTCAGGCAGGTGGTGGTGGTTTCGGACGACATCGGCAAGTACGACGCGATCAAGGGCCGCTTCCCCGCCGGCACCGAATTCCACGACCGCAGCCGGCTCGACGCCGTGCAGCGCCGCCTGCGCGAGATGCCCGGCGTCACCGTGCTGATCTACGAGCAGACCTGCGCCGCCGAGAAGCGCCGCCGCCGCAAGAAGGGCGAGCTGGTCGACCCGGCCCGGCGCCTGTTCATCAACGAGCGGGTGTGCGAAGGCTGCGGTGACTGCAGCGTGCAGAGCAACTGCGTGGCCGTGCAGCCGCTGGAGACGCCGCTGGGCCGCAAGCGCAAGATCGACCAGAGCAGCTGCAACAAGGACTACTCCTGCGTGCAGGGCTTCTGCCCGAGCTTCGTCGGCGTGATCGGGGGCCAGCTGCGCCAGCGGGTGGGGGCGCTCTCGCCGCCATCCACGTCCGCTCCGTCGTCCCCCGGTGATGCCGGGTCCGCGGCCCTGGACGACTTCGCCCGCCGGGTCGCCGCCCTCCCCCACCCCGACCCGCACACCTGGAGCGCTCCCTACGACCTGCTGGTCACCGGCGTCGGCGGCACCGGGGTGGTCACGGTCGGCGCGCTGATCACCATGGCCGCGCACCTGGAAGGCAAGAGCGCCAGCGTGCTGGACTTCATGGGCTTCGCGCAAAAGGGCGGCTCGGTGCTGAGCTTCGTGCGCCTGGCCGACGTGCCTGAGCGCCTGAACCAGGTGCGCATCGACACCCAGCAGGCCGACGCGCTGCTGGCCTGCGACCTGGTGGTCGGCGCCTCGCCGGACGCGCTGGCCACGGTGCGCCACGGCCGCACCCGCATCCTGGCCAACACGCACGAGGTGCCGGTGGCCGAGAGCCTGCACAACCCGGACGCCAGCCTGAAGGTGCCGGCGCTGCTGGACAAGCTGCGCTTCGCCGCCGGCGCCGACCGCGTCGAGACGCTGGACGCGCAGGCGCTGGCCGAGGCCTTCATTGGCGACGCCATCGTCTCCAACATCCTGGCGCTGGGCTACGCCTGGCAGCGCGGGCTGGTCCCCGTCGGGCTGGCCGCCCTGACCCGCGCCATCGAACTGAACGGCGTCGGGGTGGACAACAACAAGCTGGCGTTGTCGCTCGGGCGTTTGGCTGCCGCCGACCCACAAGCCGTGGCGGCGCTGCTGCGCGCGTCGCAGGCCGAGGCGGTAGCAGCGCCGGATGCACTGGACACGATCGTGGCCCGCGGCGTGCAGCACCTGACCGGCTACCAGGGCCGCGCCTACGCGCGCCGCTACGCCGACTTCGTCGCCCGCGTGCGCACCCGCGAGGCGGCGCTGGACGCCGATGCCTCGCTGCCGTTCACCCGCGCCGTCGCGCAGTCGCTGCTCAAGCTGATGGCGTACAAGGACGAATACGAGGTGGCCCGGCTCTACACCGACGGCGCCTTCCTGCAGGCGCTGCACCAGCAGTTCGAAGGCGACCCGCAGCTGGAGTTCTACATGGCACCGCCGCTGCTCAGCCGCGCCCGGCCCGGCGAGCGGCCGCGCAAGATCCGGCTGGGGGGCTGGATGCTGCCCGCCATGAAGCTGCTGGCGCACGGCAAGCGCTTGCGCGGAACCGTGTTCGACGTGTTCGGCTACACGGAAGAGCGCGCGCTCGAGCGGGCGCTGGTGCGCGAGTACGCGCACCGCATCGAGTCGCTGCTGCCGGCGCTCGACGCGGAGCATCTTGCGCTCGCTGCCGAGATCGCGCGCGTGCCGCTGTCGATGCGCGGCTACGGCCCGGTCAAGCGGGCCAACGTGGACGCGGCGCGGCTGCGCGAGGCGCAGCTGCTGCACCGCCTCGATCCATCGACATATCCCAAGCCGGCGGGTTCCCCCGGCGCAGGCCAGCTACGTGGGATCCGCGTGGTCGCGACTTGA
- a CDS encoding Lrp/AsnC family transcriptional regulator — MNDLDRHDVLLLAELQRDARQTVQQLAAAAGLSSTPCWKRVKEMETAGIIRGYTALVDREKVGLSLCVLAEVNLTRHHEDDVRRFEDAVAAEPRIVSCYATTGQADYVIKVLVPDIKRYESFLHETLFKLAGVTHVRSSVVLKEVKAETRLPLEVPGARTAGRRLR; from the coding sequence ATGAATGACCTCGACCGCCACGATGTTCTGCTGCTGGCCGAGCTGCAGCGCGACGCGCGCCAGACGGTGCAGCAGCTGGCCGCGGCCGCCGGTTTGTCCAGCACGCCGTGCTGGAAGCGCGTCAAGGAGATGGAGACCGCCGGGATCATCCGCGGCTACACGGCACTGGTGGACCGCGAGAAGGTCGGCCTGTCCCTGTGCGTGCTGGCCGAAGTCAACCTGACGCGGCACCACGAGGACGACGTGCGCCGCTTCGAGGACGCCGTCGCCGCCGAGCCGCGCATCGTGAGCTGCTACGCCACCACCGGCCAGGCCGACTACGTGATCAAGGTGCTGGTGCCCGACATCAAGCGCTACGAGAGCTTCCTGCACGAGACCCTGTTCAAGCTCGCCGGCGTGACGCACGTGCGCTCGAGCGTGGTGCTCAAGGAGGTGAAGGCCGAGACGCGGCTGCCGCTGGAAGTGCCGGGCGCGCGCACGGCGGGGCGGCGGCTGCGGTGA
- a CDS encoding PaaI family thioesterase gives MVRASTQEIAAFVAAEFPQTPVQILEVGPMSARVVHEVGTAELRPGGTVSGPVMMATADVALYVAILAQIGIVPLAVTTSLSFNFMRKPAGDRRIVGECKLLKLGRTLAVGEVTLYSEGLPEPVAHAVGTYAIPPDAQAPRRG, from the coding sequence ATGGTGAGGGCCAGCACGCAGGAGATCGCCGCGTTCGTCGCGGCGGAGTTTCCGCAGACCCCCGTTCAGATCCTGGAAGTCGGTCCGATGTCGGCCCGCGTGGTGCACGAGGTCGGCACGGCCGAACTGCGCCCCGGCGGCACGGTGTCGGGCCCGGTGATGATGGCCACCGCCGACGTGGCGCTGTACGTGGCCATCCTGGCGCAGATCGGCATCGTGCCGCTGGCGGTGACCACCAGCCTGAGCTTCAACTTCATGCGCAAGCCGGCCGGCGACCGCCGCATCGTCGGCGAATGCAAGCTGCTCAAGCTCGGCCGCACGCTGGCGGTGGGCGAGGTGACGCTGTATTCCGAAGGCCTGCCGGAGCCGGTGGCCCACGCGGTGGGGACGTACGCGATCCCGCCGGACGCGCAGGCCCCGCGCCGGGGCTGA
- a CDS encoding extracellular catalytic domain type 1 short-chain-length polyhydroxyalkanoate depolymerase — MHEDFQRLMQDATRLTRAGNLDAATAAIRSALKLRADSVDPAIIDVDARVVPDADGAAGGDPSPSVRIDDPQAARDADASFIEGRFGAGTAERSFKLFIPPDAGSRPMPLVVMLHGCTQDPDDFASGTGMNEAARRTGFFVLYPAQSRKANPQRCWNWFKHSHQARGRGEPAILAGMTQDVIGRHAIDSTRVYVAGLSAGGAMAAVLGHTYPEIFAAVGVHSGLPAGAARDLPSALKAMKDGARSGGSAAAPAVPTIVIHGEADTTVHPSNAEHLFASSGSAEAEWQAESGSVPGGRSWTRRIRLDANGKRIAEHWLVHGAPHAWSGGSSTGSFTDPHGPDATAAMLDFFRVHAR; from the coding sequence ATGCACGAAGACTTCCAGCGCCTGATGCAGGACGCAACCCGGCTCACCCGCGCCGGTAACCTCGACGCGGCCACCGCCGCCATTCGATCCGCGCTGAAGCTGCGGGCCGACAGCGTGGACCCAGCCATCATCGACGTCGACGCCAGGGTCGTGCCGGACGCGGACGGCGCCGCCGGCGGCGATCCGTCCCCGTCGGTGCGGATCGACGATCCGCAGGCCGCGCGCGACGCCGACGCGTCATTCATCGAGGGCCGTTTCGGCGCCGGAACGGCGGAGCGCAGCTTCAAGCTCTTCATCCCGCCGGACGCCGGCTCACGGCCCATGCCACTGGTGGTGATGCTGCACGGCTGCACCCAGGATCCGGATGACTTCGCGTCGGGCACCGGCATGAACGAGGCAGCGCGCCGGACGGGCTTTTTCGTGCTCTACCCGGCGCAGTCACGCAAGGCAAATCCCCAGCGGTGCTGGAACTGGTTCAAGCACAGCCACCAGGCCCGCGGCCGCGGTGAGCCTGCGATCCTGGCCGGGATGACCCAGGATGTGATCGGCCGACATGCGATCGATTCCACGCGCGTGTATGTGGCGGGCCTGTCTGCGGGGGGTGCAATGGCTGCGGTGCTGGGACACACCTACCCCGAGATCTTCGCTGCCGTTGGGGTGCACTCCGGCCTGCCCGCGGGCGCGGCGCGGGACCTGCCTTCGGCGCTGAAGGCGATGAAGGACGGGGCGCGATCCGGTGGATCGGCGGCAGCGCCGGCGGTGCCCACCATCGTCATCCACGGCGAAGCGGACACGACGGTTCATCCGTCCAACGCGGAGCACCTGTTTGCGAGCAGCGGGTCCGCCGAAGCCGAATGGCAGGCCGAGTCGGGCAGCGTGCCGGGCGGGCGGTCATGGACCCGACGCATTCGCCTGGACGCGAACGGCAAGCGGATCGCCGAGCACTGGCTCGTGCATGGGGCGCCGCATGCGTGGTCTGGCGGCAGCAGCACAGGCAGCTTCACCGACCCCCACGGACCGGACGCCACGGCTGCGATGCTGGACTTCTTCCGGGTCCATGCCCGTTAG
- a CDS encoding Tim44 domain-containing protein, with the protein MKKSLAAAAIVLTLGLTAGLDAEARRLGGGKSAGMQRQNTTAPANNTPAQPAANPGAASPAPAAAAAPTAAAAAPKRNWMGPVAGLAAGLGLAALASHLGFGEALANMMMIGLLVMAVLVVVGLVLRKRAASQGPALAGAAGPGLARDGMARQAASSAEFRSVHGETPAPRGSLIGSRLGGFAPTAAQPAGLPADFDAAAFARNAKDQFMALQAANDAGDLDRLRDYLTPEMFEVVRIDLAERGAAPQATQVFGLEAQVLSVEQEPDRYIVSVRFTGSVRDQHGAVPESLDEVWHLAKPVTGMGGWVVAGIQQLAQA; encoded by the coding sequence ATGAAGAAATCCCTGGCCGCTGCGGCCATCGTCCTGACGCTGGGACTGACCGCCGGGCTCGACGCCGAGGCCAGGCGCCTTGGCGGCGGCAAGTCCGCCGGCATGCAGCGGCAGAACACCACGGCGCCGGCCAACAACACGCCGGCCCAGCCCGCGGCCAACCCGGGCGCAGCGAGCCCGGCGCCGGCGGCGGCTGCCGCGCCGACTGCCGCGGCCGCAGCGCCCAAGCGCAACTGGATGGGCCCGGTGGCCGGTCTGGCCGCCGGCCTGGGCCTGGCGGCGCTGGCGTCCCACCTCGGTTTCGGCGAGGCGCTGGCCAACATGATGATGATCGGCCTGCTCGTGATGGCCGTGCTGGTCGTCGTCGGCCTGGTCCTGCGCAAGCGCGCCGCGTCGCAAGGCCCGGCGCTCGCGGGAGCGGCCGGTCCGGGACTGGCACGCGACGGCATGGCGCGGCAAGCGGCGTCGTCCGCCGAATTCCGCTCCGTCCATGGCGAAACCCCAGCGCCGCGCGGCTCGCTGATCGGCTCGCGCCTCGGTGGCTTCGCGCCCACGGCGGCGCAGCCGGCCGGCCTGCCCGCGGACTTCGACGCCGCCGCCTTCGCGCGCAACGCCAAGGACCAGTTCATGGCACTGCAGGCCGCCAACGACGCCGGCGACCTGGACCGTCTGCGCGACTACCTGACGCCGGAGATGTTCGAGGTCGTGCGCATCGACCTGGCCGAGCGCGGCGCGGCGCCGCAGGCGACCCAGGTGTTCGGCCTGGAGGCGCAGGTCCTGTCCGTGGAGCAGGAGCCGGACCGCTACATCGTCAGCGTCCGCTTCACCGGCAGCGTGCGCGACCAGCACGGCGCCGTGCCGGAGTCGCTCGACGAGGTCTGGCACCTGGCCAAGCCGGTCACCGGGATGGGCGGCTGGGTGGTGGCCGGGATCCAGCAGCTGGCCCAGGCCTGA